A region of the bacterium genome:
ACCGGTCTGCGGCGCGGCAGGTCCTCTCCATGGGGGCCAGCCGGTTTACGTTCTCGCCGGACGATAGCAGTGAAAATATGCTTTCGTTGCTGAAGTCATTTGGCGAACAGGCGACGGTCATTATTTACCAGGACACCCCTTTATTCATTTCTGAAAACTGCGCCCTGGCGGCCCAGGCCCAGCGTTGTCCGGCCAGCCCGGATTGCCGGACTTCGGAGCGGGAATGGGAATCCGGCAGCGGGGAAGCGGTCCGGATGATCCAGCACGGGTGTCGCACCCTCGCCATCAATGAAGTCCCTTTTTCATTGGCAGGGCGAGTGGGGGAATTGCAAAAAGCGGGGGCCCGGTATATAAGAGCTGACTTTATCAACCGCCGCTATGAGCCCGCCATGGTGTGCGAGCGGTGGCGTGCCTTGCGGCAAGGCCACCGGGTGGCCGGGTACGAGGGTAATTATTCAAGGGGAACACGATGAAACGGCACCAGCCCAGAGGGCTTGTTATTCTACATGAAGACCGCGATATTATCGTGGTCAACAAAGTTGCAGGGTTGCTGACCATTGCCACCGATGATGAGCAGACGCGGACCGCGTATCACTTGCTGACCGACTATGTCCGCAAAGGGTGTAACAAATCGCGGGAGCGGATTTTTATTGTGCACCGGCTGGATCGCGATACCTCCGGAGTGCTGGTCTTTGCCCGAACGGAGGAAGCCAAACGCACCCTTCAGGCAAAATGGGACAAGACCGAAAAACATTATCTGGCCGTGGTTCATGGAATTCTGGACAAAAAGGAAGGAATGATTACCTCCTATCTGGCTGAAAATGCCGCGTTTCGCGTGTACTCCACCCAGAATCCGTCGCAGGGCCTGCTGTCGCACACCGCCTATCGGGTTCGCCAGGAAACCCGGACCTTCAGTTTAGTGGACATCACCCTGCTGACGGGGCGTAAGAATCAGATCCGCGTTCATTTCGCCGAGCAGGGGCATCCGATTGTGGGTGACCGGAAATACGGCCAGGAAAACGATCCCCATCGGGTATTGGCCCTGCATGCCAGATCGCTGGCCATTGACCATCCTTTCAGTGGAAAACGATTGACCTTTGAAGCCGAAGTGCCGGAGCATTTTGAGCGACTGGTCGGGCCCGGGGTTTTGACAGTGCAAAACCCTCCATTGAGGAAAAAAATGCGGGGATAGGTCTTATTAATGGAGGGCGCCGCTCGGCCGGCGCCGGGTGCAATTCGAAAAAAAGTGAGAACCTTATGAAACAGATAATCAGAGTATTCTTAGTGATGACCCTCCTGGTCGGGGGTGGGATGCAGGGCTTCGGGGCCGGGCCGGTAACCAATGTGGCGCCTCAAGCCGGCGAATGGCTCAAAAAAGCCTATATGGCCGTGGTGGAGGCCGAGCTGGCGAGGGCGGACCATTATAATACGGATGCCGCGAAGTCCTATCGGGAGGCGCTCGGATACTATTCACGGCTGACGACGGCCTATCCCGGCTGGCAGACCTCCATGATCAGTCTGCGGGTGGCAGAATGCCAGACCGCCTTGACCGAGCTGGAGCTACCGAAGGAACCGGAGGCGGCTCATGACAAAACGGGAGAGATGGGGGGCCTGGCGACCAATTCCGCGAATCGGGTGCAGGTCCTGATGGGTGAGCTTCGTGAAGTTCAGGCGGCATTGGCGCAGATAAATACCACTGAGACTGAATCCAAAGCCCGGCAGTTGCAGGCGGACCGGGACCGACTGCAAGAGGAGGTCGTTGAGGCTGCTAAAGCTAATCAGCTCATGCAACGCAAGGTTGCAAAACTGGAAGCCAAACTGGGTAAATCCGGGACCAGTACGAATGCCATGTGCCGGGCAGTGGCGGCGGCGGTGAAAACCGAGGCTAACGGCCTGATGAAAACGAATGATGTCGCGCCGGCAATCGCCTTGTTGACGGAGGCGATCGAACTGATGCCGTCCGAAACGGATCTCGTTGTTTTGCTCGCGGTGGCCGATTGCCGGGCGGGCCGGTTTGATCAGGCTGTCAAACTCATGATGCCATTTGATGTCTGGAGAGCTAAAAACGCGGACGCCCTGTTGACGCTGGGGACTGCCTATATGGGCCTGGGCGAAATTGGAAAGGCCCGTGACGCCATGGAGAAGGTGCTCGCGATCAAGCCGGATTCCGCCGAAGCCCATTATAATCTGGCCCAGATCTTGATCACCATTGCGCCCCCGGACATCACCCTTTCCCAGGAGCATTACCAGCGCGCCATTGAGCTGGGCTGTTCCGTGGACCTGGATTATGAGAATGCGTTGCGGACGGCCATGATTATCCAGAAAATGAAGAAAAAGCTCGGTGCGGATAAAAACCGGACGACCACGCGCGCCTCCAAATCGGATGTCGTCACTCCGGGGGCAAAGACCGGTACTCCTTGAGTTTGCGCTGGAGGGTGCGCCGGCTGATGCCCAGTTGCTCTGAGGCCAGGGTCCGGTTGCCATTATTTTTCTTCAGTGCCGCATAAATCATGAGGCGTTCCCCTTCGGCCATGGAGGCCGGGGCGGAACGGGTGTGCTCGCCTTTGAGCCCATGCGCCAACTCCGGCGCCTCCCCCTGGACTGCGGATTTGATGGAGTGGGGGAGATCCCGCACCGTCAGACGGGGTGCCCGTGCCAGAACGACCATGCGCTCAATCACGTTGCGGAATTCCCGCACATTCCCCGGCCAGGCATAGGCGGTCAGCATATCCATGGCTTCGGGCGTGATGTCTTCAATCTGCTTATTGTTTTTGGAATTGAATTCCTTGAGGAAGTGAGCGAAGAGCAGGGGAATATCATCCGCGCGTTTCCGCAGGGGGGGGAGGGTGATGGACACGACATCCAACCGGAAAAACAGGTCATCGCGGAAGGTTTTGGCCTTTATCATCGCGCCCAGATCGGCGTTGGTGGCGGCAATCAGGCGGATATCCACATCCAGGGTCTGGTGGCCGCCCACCCGCTCAAACTGGCGCTCTTCAAGGATGCGTAGCAGTTTGACCTGGATAGTGGTGGGGATTTCTGAAATTTCATCGAGGAACAAGGTCCCGCCATCCGCCATCTCGAAGCGTCCGCGCCGCCGTTCCGCCGCCCCGGTGAAGGCCCCTTTTTCATGTCCGAACAACTCGCTCTCCATCAGGGTGGGGGCCAATGCGGCACAGTGCACGGGGATAAAGGGCCCTTTGGACCGGCTGCTCAATTGATGGATGGCATGGGCCACCAACTCCTTGCCCGTCCCGCTTTCGCCTTGAATCAGAATGGTCGCCTGTGAAGGGGCGGCCTGCTTGATGACGTCAAAGATTTCCTGGATCGCCGCGGACTGGCCCACAATGTTTTCAAGACCGAACCGGCTGTCCAGTTGGGCCCGCAGGTTCAGGTTTTCACTTTCCACCTCATGCGTGCGCAGGGCGCGCTTGATCAGCAGGTCGAGATGATCCAGATTGACCGGCTTGGTCAGGAAATCATAAGCCCCCAGCTTGATGGCCTCAACGGCCGTCTCCACATTGCCGTAGGCGGTGAGCATGATGACGATGGGCGGGTTGCTGCGGGCCGTGATGCGCGGCAGGAGCGTCATGCCGTCCATCCCCGACATGCGGATATCGCTCAGGACAATGTCCACCGTGCGCTCATCAAGCAGCGGTAGCGCCTTTTCGGCACTATCGGCCAGAACGACCTCATAAAGCCCCTGCAGGGCCCGCTTCAGGCCCTCCCGCGTGTTTTTGTCGTCATCCACGATCAGTACGGTGCGGCGCGGGGTCATAGGGATTCCTCATGAGACGATTTTGAACGGTTATGCGGTTTCAGAAGGCGGACGCGCCGTTCCTCCAACGGCAGGAACAGGGTGAAAGTGGTCCCTACACCCGGTTCGCTGTGGACATCCATGCGGCCACCATGATCCTGGATAATCCGTTGAACGATCATCAGGCCGATCCCGGATCCCTTGGATTTGGTGGTGTAATAAGGTTCGAAAATGTGGCCGATATCCTCTGGGGAGATCCCGGACCCATTATCCCGGAAGGCCAATGCCAGGAAGCGGTCCGAGGCGGCGGCAGTAATCCGGAGGAGTCCGCCATCCGGCATCGCCTGCAGGGCATTTTTGACAATATTGAAGAAGGCCTGCTTGATCTGGTCTTTATCCACCTGGATGGCCGGCAGATCCGTCGGGAGCTCCAGTTCAACATGGGCGCCCCGGTTTTCAATTTCCTGCTTCAGCAGGGCGAGGGTTTCCTTGATGATCGTAGATACCTGATTTTTGACCAGATTGGGCTTTGAGGGCCGGATGGCCTTGAGGAATTGGGTAATGATCAGATCCAGGCGGGTGACCTCATTGCGGGCGACGTCCACCAGTTCAAGCAGATTGGCCCGGTTGCCATGACTGTTTTTTTTCAGTTCCCGGTCAAGCAACTGGAGATGGATGTTCAGCGCATTCAGGGGATTGCCGATCTCATGGGCGACTCCGGCGGCCAGCAGGCGCACGGCATTGAGCCGCTCCGATTCCACCAGAGAGGCTTCCTGGGCACGGTCACGGGTCACATCACGCAAGATGATGACCGCCCCTTTTTCGTTACTCTCGACGGCGGAAAGGGGGACTACATAGAAATTCAGGACGCGGGGTTCGGGGTAACGCACTTCAATCTGGTGGCTGCTGAGCTTGGTCCATTCGCCGGTATCCAGGTTCAGGATCCGGTTCCAGTCGATTTCCCTCAGGAACTTGCTCATCGGCTTCCCAATGGCCGTGGTGTGGTTAAATCCGATAAATTCCCCAGCAGCCCGATTGGTGTAGGTAATGGTCCCTTTGCCGTCGAGCACCACGACTCCTTCCTGAATCGACTGGAAAATCGTCTCCAACAACCCCTTTTCCTTGGCCAACCGCAGGAAATGAGTCTGAACACTTTCCGGGTCAAGCCGATCCAGTCGCGAAATGAGTTTTTCTAAAAATCCAGCTTTCATGGTCTATTCTGTCGCAGTGTCAAATTGGCGCTCATGCTAGCAAATCTACCTCGTCTTTACCTCAATTTTTTAAGATCGGACTTCAATGGTGGGAAGTCGCCGAGGAATTCGGCCTGACGGGGTCGTGCCCGGGCCACCAGGGCTTCTGTTTTCTGCAACAGTTGTTCCCGCTCCACCGGGTTAGTCGCACTGAGGGCGGTGGTATAATAATACGAGGCAAGGTTGTAGAAGGTGTCGGGCGTGGTTTCCGGGCGGAGGAGTTCGGGGGTCCACAAGGTTTCCGCATTGCGCCACGTGGGGAGCGCTTTGGTCTGACACCATATGTTGACTGAACAGAAGAGCAGGAGCAGGCTGGCGGTTATCCACGCCAGCGGCCGGGCGCCCTGTCGCCAGGAGTCCGCAGTCACGGTCGCCAGTAGGGCCACCACGCAGACTGCGGCGAAATAGAGATAACGGGCGGCCACCCAGATCCCGGTGTAATGGAGATTCATGTACGGGAGCATCAGCACGAAAAAAGAGAGGAAATAAAAGGCAAGATCACGCCTTTTATGGAGCAGCACGGGGATGAAGGTGATCAGGCTGAGCCAGATGGCCAAGGCCGCGGCCACATGGCGAAATGCGAAATGGGTCAGATTACCCGGCCAGAGGGGGATCACCGGCATATTCCACGGAGCCACCAGGAGCTGCAGGTCTCGAAGCCAGGCGAGGGGATTGAGCACCAGCAGGGTGGCAATCTGCTGAAGGGGGGCGGCCGCATTACCCCGGTCATAGGCCCCGAAGTCAGTCAGTACCCCGCAATACCAGTGGCTGACAATCAGACTGACGATCAGATGCGGCAGAATGCCCGCTAGCGCCTTCGGAATGCGGTGCCAGGGGAATGGACTGCCAGAGGGTTCCTCACCCCTTAAGGCCGGCTGGAGGAGGGCAAGTAAAAAGAGGACGCCAGGGAAGACCACGGCGCTGATTTTCGAGAACAGCGCCAGGGTTAAGGCGAGCAGCGACGCGGTGTACCAGCCGTATCGGGCGCGGGGGGCACGGGCATCGAGGGCGCGGCTGTGGCAGAATCGTAGTAGATGAATTCAAAATTCGCACTGGGCAGGTAGAGCAGGAAGGCTGCCCCGAAGAGGACCAGTAGTGTCAGCCAGTTCCGAAGGCCCGTGTCGGCAAACGCACTTTTTAAGCGAGTGGATATCCCTGAAATCATTCCCGCACACTACCAACGATGGGCGCCTTTGAAAAGAAGCCAGAATTCAGGCACTTGTGTATTATGAAAAGTTTGATACATATACATGCCGCAACCCGCCCGGGTGGCGAAATGGCAGACGCAAGGGACTTAAAATCCCTTATCCGCAAGGGTGTGTGGGTTCGAGTCCCACCCCGGGCAATCCCTTTAAAACCACGTATTAATCAATGTTTACAGGTTTGCTGTGATTATACGCTTGTTCCTAATTGTCCCCTTCGGTTCCTTTCGGTTTCATCCCTCAGAATTACATGCAGGGGGCCAGGTTCGTTGGAAAAAAACCGAAGCGCTTCGGTTTTTTTGGGCTTGGACCCCGCCGTTCTGTATCGCCTCGCGGCGTTGCCTGACGAGAAGGCCGCCACACTCACTCCCGATACGCTGCTGGCCTCATCCGATTTTGAAGCCGCGCATGGAAATGGAGCCGAGGACGACTTTTTCTGTAAAAAACGTCAGTGACTCATTCTTGTCCTGAAGCCCCAAGGTATACAGCATGGGGAGATAATGCTCGTTGGTGGGGATGGCCAGCGCGGCCTGGGATCCCAGGCGGTCATAATGAATCAGCGCGTTATGATCCTGTTTTTCTATCAGCGTCTTCGCGGTTGCATCAAATTCCACCGCCCAGTCGTAGGGCTTGTCCGACCACTGCAGCATGCCCAGATTATGGACTATGTTTCCGCTGCCGATGATCATTAGCCCTCTCTCGCGTAATGGAGCAAGCTCGCGGCCGAGCTCGTAATGCCGGCGGGGTGGAAGTTTGCGATCAAGGCTGAGCTGGAAGACCGGCACGTCCGCGGCGGGAAACATGCGGCACAGTACGGACCATGTTCCATGATCCAGCCCCCAGGTCAGGTCCGGCTCGACATGGACCGAATGGATCGTTTCGCAGGTGGTCTGTGCCCACGCGGGGGAGCCATCGGCCGGGTATTGTTTGTTATAAAGCTCGGAGGGGAATCCCCCGAAGTCGTGGATGGTTTTAGGTTTGGGCATGGCGGTCACCCGGGTGCCATCCGTTTCCCAGTGCGCGGAGATGCAAAGGATCGCGCGGGGCCGTGGCGGTGCCGATCCCAGAACCGCCCACGCGCGGCTGAATTCATTGTCCTCGATCGCATTCATGGGACTGCCATGGCCGGCAAAAAGCACCGGCATTTTAGGAGTGGGTCCATCCTCTTTTTTCAGTATCTGTCCCAAGGTCTTTACAGTTGTCATACCAATGCACCCCAGTGTCAGGCATTTTAGAAACATACGGCGGTTCAGTAAGTCCCCGTCAGGCCTCTCGGACTTGGCAGGTGCTGGAGAATCTTTAACCATATTTTTGACAATGCCTGATGCCTGTTAGGTTGTCGATGGCATTATTGTGATATAGCGATTGTATTGGTCCACTTTATTGGTTACTTTTTTACCCCATGAAACCGGCTGATCATGAATTGTTGATATTTGATGGCGCTACGGGCACCCAGCTTCAGGGGAAGACGATTCCCGCTTCTGCCTGGGAAGGCAAAGAGGGCTGTAACGAGTTCCTGAATCTCTCCGCTCCCGACATCATTACGGGACTGCATCAGGAATTCCTGGATGCCGGCGCGCAGGTCGTCGAAACGAATACGTTCGGCGCTTCGCGCATCGTGCTGGATGAATATGGCATCGGGGACCGTACCGCTGAAATCAACGCCGCCGCCGTCGTCAATGCGCGCAAGGCGATTGCCGGGCGGCCCGGCCGCTATGTCTGTGGGTCGCTGGGCCCCACCACCAAGTTGCCATCCCTGGGCCATATTTCGCCGGACGCCTTGAATGCCGCCTATCGCGAACAGTTGACGGCCCTGGTTGAGGCCGGTGTGGATCTCCTGTTACTCGAAACCTGTCAGGATCTGTTCCAGATCAAGCTGGCGCTGATTACCTGCTTTGAGACCCTGGAACATCTGGTCCGGGAGGTGCCGGTCATGGTGTCGGCGACGCTGGAACGAACCGGAACCATGCTGGTGGGCACGGACATTGCCGCGGCGGCGGTGACACTCGAGCCGTTCCCGCTCTTCTCGTTCGGGCTCAATTGCGCGACCGGGCCGGCTGACATGGTTTCGCATATACATTACCTTCAACATCAGTGGCCGGGTCGCATCTCCGTGATGCCGAACCAGGGCCTTCCTGAAATTGTGAACGGACAGACCGCCTATCGCCTTCAACCCGCTGAGTTTGCCCGGCAGATGCGGGTGTTCGTGGCCGATTATGGCGTCAGCATTGTGGGGGGCTGTTGTGGAACGACGCCGGCGCATATCCGCGCCCTGGCCGAGGCCGTGCGGGATGTTCATCCGGCAGCAAGGACGGTGGACTCATGAAGCCGGCGTTAGCGAGTCTTTATCAGGCGGTGGATCTGCGGCAGGAGATCCCCCCGTTGCTGATCGGCGAGCGCATGAATACCAATGGCTCGAAGCGTTTCCGTGAATTGTTGCTGGCCGATGATTTCCAGGGCTGTGTCGAAGTCGGGCTGGAGCAGGAAAAACGGGGCGCCCACATTCTGGACCTTTGCGTGGCGTATGCGGGGCGTGACGAGAAGGCCGATATGCTCGAAATGGTGGGGCGGCTCAGGGGGACGGTTAAACTGCCGTTACTGATTGACTCCACCACACCGGATGTCATTGAAGCCGCATTGCGCATTTATCCCGGACGGTGCATGGTTAATTCCATCAACCTTGAGGACGGCGGCAAAGCCATCCGCAAGGTGTGCGCCCTGCTCAAGAAATACGGGGCTTCCACCGTGGCCCTTACGATTGGCCCGAAGGGGATGGCCATGACGGCTGCCGACAAGGTCATCATCGCGCGGCAGATTCATGATGTGGCCGTGGGTGAATTCGGGTTGCGGCCCCAGGATTTATTGTTTGATGCGCTGACCTTCACCATCGGGGCAGGGGATGAAACGCTGCGGGATGCGGCCATCCAGACGCTGGACGGGATCCGGGGCATCAAGGCCGCGCTGCCGGGGGTGGGCTGTGTGCTGGGCTTGAGCAACATCTCGTTCGGGCTCGCGCCGGCCAGCCGGAAAGTCCTTAACTCGGTTTTCTTGCACGAGGCGGTCCTGGCCGGACTGGATGCGGCGATTGTGGACCCCGGCAACATTTTGCCACTGGCCCGGATTGGCGCCATTGAGCGTGAGCTCTGCCTGGATCTGCTCTACAACCGTCAGAAGGATCCGCTGCGCACCCCGCTGATGCTTTTCATTGATCACTTCCAACGTCTGTCCGGGAGTGAAGTGAAGTCTGATAAAAAGGCTGAGGATGAGCATCGTCCCGCCGACCAGGCCTTGACAGCGCGCATTGTGGAAGGCTCCAAGGAGGGGTTGGAGGATCTTCTGGCCATCCTGCTGCTGCGGATGCCCGCCGTGGAGATCATTAACCGCATCCTGATTCCTGCGATGCGTCATGTGGGCGAATTGTTCGGACGGGGCGAGCTGCTGTTGCCGTTTGTGTTGCAAAGTGCCGAGGCCATGAAGCGGTCGGTGTCGATTCTGGAACCCCATATGCCGTTGGTACAGGAAGGCCACGCCACGCGGATCCTGCTGGCCACGGTGCAGGGGGATGTCCATGATATCGGTAAAAATCTGGTGGATATTATTCTGACGAATAACGGCTATCAGGTCTTCAACCTGGGTATCAAGGTGCCGGCCGAGACTATTATCCAGCAGGCGATTGAGAAGAAGGTTCAAGTCATTGGCCTGAGTGGACTGTTGGTGAAATCCGCGCTGGTGATGAAAGAAAGCATGCAGCAGTATCGCGAGGCCGGGCTGGGCATTCCGATCCTGCTGGGTGGTGCGGCGTTGACCAAGAAATTCGTTGCCACAGAATGCGGCCCGTCGTATGACGCTCCCGTGGTTTACTGTGCCGATGCCTTTGCCGGGCTTCAGGCGGTGCGCGATCACGAGGCCGGTAAACTCAAGGGGACCACCTTTGATACCACGGCGCCTGCCGCGTTAAAGCCCGGAGTCAAGACAGTGGACCTGGACCGGTCCAATGTGGTGCCCACCCCGCCTTTTTTCGGGTTCAAGCATGTGTCTGATATTCCGTTGTCGGCGCTATATCCCTACGTCAATACCCAGGCGCTGTTCCGCGGACGCTGGGGGTATCGCCGGGCGAAGCTTTCGGCGGCGGAGTATGACAAGCTGATTGCCGACAAGGTGCAGCCCCTGTATGAGCGGCTGGTTCGGGAAAGTGCGACGGAGGGATGGCTTAAGCCGCAGGCGGCCTATGGCTATTTCCACTGCTTCAGTCGAGGAAATGAGCTGATTGTCCGCGACGAGAACCGGGAGTTCTTATTTGGCTTTCCCCGGCAGGGCGAGGCGCCCAACCTCTGTATTGCCGATTATTTCAAGACGGAAGCCGAGGGGGGCGATCTGGTCGGCTTTTTTGTGGTCACCATGGGGGGCGCGATCGCCGAGAAGACACGCCTACTCTATGAGTCCAATCAATATCACGATTACCTCATGATTCATGCCTTTGGGGTGGAGTTGACGGATGCCCTGGCGGAATACTGGCATACGGTGATGCGGCGTGAACTCGGGATTGCGGGCCGGGAACCGACGGATACCTCAGGGTTTGTCACCCAGGAGTATCAGGGCTCCCGCTACGGCTTCGGCTATCCCGCCTGCCCGGATATGGAGGCGCATAAGCCGGTGTTCGCCTTGCTGCATCCCGAGGCACTTGGGTTGGGCCTTACTGAGAATATGCAAATGACGCCCGAGTTCAGCACTTCTGCGCTCATTGCCCATCATCCCCAGGCAAAATATTTTGCCGTCTAGGAGCCATTATGACCATCCCCACGCAACGTTATATTTGCACCCACTGCGGTTATATCTATGATCCGGCCAAAGGCGACCCGATGAATGAGATTCTCCCCGGAGTCGCCTTCGAGGATCTCCCGGAAGAATGGGTTTGCCCCATCTGTTACGTAACCAGAGACAATTTCGACCCGCTGGATTAGGACGCCTGCGGCGACCTGGTGATCCGGTATGAGTGATTGGTTATTTGGAACTTTCCAATAACACGTAACCATTAACCAATAACTTACAACCTAGACTCGACGTCAGGCGGTCGGCTCTCTATAGTTACACGCCGTGAAACCTAAACAGAATTTACTCGACAGGATCCGTGAAAACGTCCTGATTTTCGATGGCGCGATGGGGACGATGATCTACCAGCGCGGCGTATTTGTGAATGTGTGTTATGACGACTTGAGTCTGACCCAGCCCCAGTTGATTCTGGGCATCCACAAGGAATACATCG
Encoded here:
- a CDS encoding RluA family pseudouridine synthase, which codes for MKRHQPRGLVILHEDRDIIVVNKVAGLLTIATDDEQTRTAYHLLTDYVRKGCNKSRERIFIVHRLDRDTSGVLVFARTEEAKRTLQAKWDKTEKHYLAVVHGILDKKEGMITSYLAENAAFRVYSTQNPSQGLLSHTAYRVRQETRTFSLVDITLLTGRKNQIRVHFAEQGHPIVGDRKYGQENDPHRVLALHARSLAIDHPFSGKRLTFEAEVPEHFERLVGPGVLTVQNPPLRKKMRG
- a CDS encoding tetratricopeptide repeat protein → MKQIIRVFLVMTLLVGGGMQGFGAGPVTNVAPQAGEWLKKAYMAVVEAELARADHYNTDAAKSYREALGYYSRLTTAYPGWQTSMISLRVAECQTALTELELPKEPEAAHDKTGEMGGLATNSANRVQVLMGELREVQAALAQINTTETESKARQLQADRDRLQEEVVEAAKANQLMQRKVAKLEAKLGKSGTSTNAMCRAVAAAVKTEANGLMKTNDVAPAIALLTEAIELMPSETDLVVLLAVADCRAGRFDQAVKLMMPFDVWRAKNADALLTLGTAYMGLGEIGKARDAMEKVLAIKPDSAEAHYNLAQILITIAPPDITLSQEHYQRAIELGCSVDLDYENALRTAMIIQKMKKKLGADKNRTTTRASKSDVVTPGAKTGTP
- a CDS encoding sigma-54 dependent transcriptional regulator, with the translated sequence MTPRRTVLIVDDDKNTREGLKRALQGLYEVVLADSAEKALPLLDERTVDIVLSDIRMSGMDGMTLLPRITARSNPPIVIMLTAYGNVETAVEAIKLGAYDFLTKPVNLDHLDLLIKRALRTHEVESENLNLRAQLDSRFGLENIVGQSAAIQEIFDVIKQAAPSQATILIQGESGTGKELVAHAIHQLSSRSKGPFIPVHCAALAPTLMESELFGHEKGAFTGAAERRRGRFEMADGGTLFLDEISEIPTTIQVKLLRILEERQFERVGGHQTLDVDIRLIAATNADLGAMIKAKTFRDDLFFRLDVVSITLPPLRKRADDIPLLFAHFLKEFNSKNNKQIEDITPEAMDMLTAYAWPGNVREFRNVIERMVVLARAPRLTVRDLPHSIKSAVQGEAPELAHGLKGEHTRSAPASMAEGERLMIYAALKKNNGNRTLASEQLGISRRTLQRKLKEYRSLPPE
- a CDS encoding ATP-binding protein, yielding MKAGFLEKLISRLDRLDPESVQTHFLRLAKEKGLLETIFQSIQEGVVVLDGKGTITYTNRAAGEFIGFNHTTAIGKPMSKFLREIDWNRILNLDTGEWTKLSSHQIEVRYPEPRVLNFYVVPLSAVESNEKGAVIILRDVTRDRAQEASLVESERLNAVRLLAAGVAHEIGNPLNALNIHLQLLDRELKKNSHGNRANLLELVDVARNEVTRLDLIITQFLKAIRPSKPNLVKNQVSTIIKETLALLKQEIENRGAHVELELPTDLPAIQVDKDQIKQAFFNIVKNALQAMPDGGLLRITAAASDRFLALAFRDNGSGISPEDIGHIFEPYYTTKSKGSGIGLMIVQRIIQDHGGRMDVHSEPGVGTTFTLFLPLEERRVRLLKPHNRSKSSHEESL
- the ygiD gene encoding 4,5-DOPA dioxygenase extradiol, which translates into the protein MTTVKTLGQILKKEDGPTPKMPVLFAGHGSPMNAIEDNEFSRAWAVLGSAPPRPRAILCISAHWETDGTRVTAMPKPKTIHDFGGFPSELYNKQYPADGSPAWAQTTCETIHSVHVEPDLTWGLDHGTWSVLCRMFPAADVPVFQLSLDRKLPPRRHYELGRELAPLRERGLMIIGSGNIVHNLGMLQWSDKPYDWAVEFDATAKTLIEKQDHNALIHYDRLGSQAALAIPTNEHYLPMLYTLGLQDKNESLTFFTEKVVLGSISMRGFKIG
- a CDS encoding homocysteine S-methyltransferase family protein — encoded protein: MKPADHELLIFDGATGTQLQGKTIPASAWEGKEGCNEFLNLSAPDIITGLHQEFLDAGAQVVETNTFGASRIVLDEYGIGDRTAEINAAAVVNARKAIAGRPGRYVCGSLGPTTKLPSLGHISPDALNAAYREQLTALVEAGVDLLLLETCQDLFQIKLALITCFETLEHLVREVPVMVSATLERTGTMLVGTDIAAAAVTLEPFPLFSFGLNCATGPADMVSHIHYLQHQWPGRISVMPNQGLPEIVNGQTAYRLQPAEFARQMRVFVADYGVSIVGGCCGTTPAHIRALAEAVRDVHPAARTVDS
- a CDS encoding vitamin B12 dependent-methionine synthase activation domain-containing protein — encoded protein: MKPALASLYQAVDLRQEIPPLLIGERMNTNGSKRFRELLLADDFQGCVEVGLEQEKRGAHILDLCVAYAGRDEKADMLEMVGRLRGTVKLPLLIDSTTPDVIEAALRIYPGRCMVNSINLEDGGKAIRKVCALLKKYGASTVALTIGPKGMAMTAADKVIIARQIHDVAVGEFGLRPQDLLFDALTFTIGAGDETLRDAAIQTLDGIRGIKAALPGVGCVLGLSNISFGLAPASRKVLNSVFLHEAVLAGLDAAIVDPGNILPLARIGAIERELCLDLLYNRQKDPLRTPLMLFIDHFQRLSGSEVKSDKKAEDEHRPADQALTARIVEGSKEGLEDLLAILLLRMPAVEIINRILIPAMRHVGELFGRGELLLPFVLQSAEAMKRSVSILEPHMPLVQEGHATRILLATVQGDVHDIGKNLVDIILTNNGYQVFNLGIKVPAETIIQQAIEKKVQVIGLSGLLVKSALVMKESMQQYREAGLGIPILLGGAALTKKFVATECGPSYDAPVVYCADAFAGLQAVRDHEAGKLKGTTFDTTAPAALKPGVKTVDLDRSNVVPTPPFFGFKHVSDIPLSALYPYVNTQALFRGRWGYRRAKLSAAEYDKLIADKVQPLYERLVRESATEGWLKPQAAYGYFHCFSRGNELIVRDENREFLFGFPRQGEAPNLCIADYFKTEAEGGDLVGFFVVTMGGAIAEKTRLLYESNQYHDYLMIHAFGVELTDALAEYWHTVMRRELGIAGREPTDTSGFVTQEYQGSRYGFGYPACPDMEAHKPVFALLHPEALGLGLTENMQMTPEFSTSALIAHHPQAKYFAV
- a CDS encoding rubredoxin; the encoded protein is MTIPTQRYICTHCGYIYDPAKGDPMNEILPGVAFEDLPEEWVCPICYVTRDNFDPLD